From Pseudomonas putida, one genomic window encodes:
- the kdpA gene encoding potassium-transporting ATPase subunit KdpA has product MHSYDYALLVAFFAIVLLSAPWLGRFYFNVMEGQRTWLTPLLGPVERGCYRLAGVRADQEQNWKQYALALMAFNLAGFVLLFSVLLLQGYLPLNPQHLPGLEWSLAFNTAVSFVTNTNWQAYSGEASVSYLSQMLGMTVQNFVSAATGLAVLVALCRGIARRSTSSIGNFWVDMTRATLYGLLPFCLVLALLLVWQGVPQTFADYAHAVTLQGADQTIPLGPAASQIAIKQLGTNGGGFFGVNSAHPFENPTAWSNLFEVASIILIPAALVFTFGHYVKDLRQSRAILACMLGLFLIGGATALWSEHQPNPALDSAQVQQSAPLEGKESRFGTTGSVLWAVTTTAASNGSVNAMHDSLNPLTGMVAMVNMMVGEVIFGGVGAGLYGMLLFVLIAVFLAGLMIGRTPEYLGKKLQAREVQLLVATLLVMPVGVLVLGAIAASLPGPAGAVSNPGAHGFSQLLYAYTSGAANNGSAFAGFGANTVFHNVMIGLAMLIGRFGYILPILALAGSLAAKKSAPQGLNSFPTHGPLFTGLLLVTILLVGGLTFLPTLALGPIAEHLSLGF; this is encoded by the coding sequence ATGCACAGTTATGACTACGCGTTGCTGGTGGCGTTTTTCGCTATCGTGCTGCTATCGGCACCCTGGCTCGGGCGGTTCTACTTCAACGTCATGGAAGGGCAGCGGACTTGGCTGACGCCGCTGCTTGGGCCGGTGGAGCGGGGCTGCTACCGGCTGGCCGGCGTGCGCGCCGATCAGGAACAGAACTGGAAGCAGTACGCCCTGGCGCTGATGGCATTCAACCTGGCCGGCTTCGTGCTGCTCTTCAGCGTGCTGTTGCTGCAAGGGTATCTGCCGCTCAACCCGCAACACTTGCCCGGCCTGGAATGGTCGTTGGCGTTCAACACCGCGGTGAGTTTCGTCACCAACACCAACTGGCAGGCTTACAGCGGTGAAGCTTCGGTCAGTTACCTGAGCCAGATGCTGGGCATGACTGTACAGAACTTCGTCAGCGCCGCTACCGGGCTGGCCGTACTGGTCGCCTTGTGCCGCGGCATCGCCCGGCGCTCGACCAGCAGTATCGGCAATTTCTGGGTCGACATGACCCGTGCCACCCTGTACGGCCTGTTGCCGTTCTGCCTGGTGCTCGCGCTGCTGCTGGTCTGGCAGGGTGTGCCGCAGACTTTCGCTGACTACGCCCACGCAGTGACCCTGCAAGGCGCTGACCAGACGATTCCGCTCGGCCCTGCCGCCAGCCAGATCGCGATCAAGCAATTGGGGACCAACGGTGGCGGTTTCTTCGGTGTCAACTCGGCGCACCCGTTCGAGAACCCCACGGCCTGGAGCAACCTGTTCGAGGTGGCTTCGATCATCCTGATCCCGGCCGCCCTGGTCTTCACCTTCGGCCATTACGTCAAGGACCTGCGCCAGAGCCGGGCGATTCTTGCCTGCATGCTCGGCCTGTTTCTGATTGGCGGCGCGACCGCGCTGTGGTCGGAGCACCAGCCCAACCCGGCGCTTGACAGCGCGCAGGTTCAGCAGAGCGCACCCCTGGAGGGCAAGGAAAGCCGCTTCGGCACGACCGGCTCGGTGCTGTGGGCGGTAACCACCACCGCAGCGTCCAACGGGTCGGTCAACGCCATGCACGATAGCCTCAACCCACTCACCGGCATGGTCGCCATGGTCAACATGATGGTCGGCGAGGTGATCTTCGGCGGTGTTGGCGCGGGGCTCTACGGCATGTTGCTGTTCGTGTTGATCGCGGTGTTCCTGGCCGGCTTGATGATCGGCCGGACCCCGGAATACCTCGGCAAGAAACTGCAGGCCCGGGAAGTGCAACTGTTGGTGGCAACCCTGCTGGTGATGCCGGTGGGCGTGCTGGTGCTTGGCGCTATCGCCGCCAGCCTGCCAGGCCCTGCCGGCGCGGTCAGCAACCCGGGGGCACATGGCTTCAGCCAGTTGCTTTACGCCTACACCTCCGGCGCCGCCAACAACGGCTCGGCGTTCGCAGGTTTCGGCGCCAACACAGTGTTCCACAACGTGATGATCGGCCTGGCCATGCTCATCGGCCGCTTTGGCTACATCCTGCCGATCCTGGCCTTGGCTGGCAGCCTGGCTGCGAAGAAAAGCGCGCCCCAAGGGCTCAACAGCTTCCCGACCCATGGCCCGCTGTTCACCGGCCTGCTGCTGGTGACCATCCTGCTGGTGGGCGGCCTGACCTTCCTGCCGACCCTGGCCCTTGGGCCAATCGCTGAACACCTGAGCCTGGGTTTCTGA
- the kdpF gene encoding K(+)-transporting ATPase subunit F gives MNMLDGLSLLLAVALAVYLLMALLRADRS, from the coding sequence ATGAACATGCTCGACGGGCTGTCACTGCTACTGGCAGTGGCATTGGCGGTTTACCTGCTGATGGCGCTGCTGCGCGCCGATCGCAGCTAG